In Sphingobacterium sp. lm-10, one DNA window encodes the following:
- a CDS encoding CBS domain-containing protein, which produces MYIGEIISNFYAEVSPQDTVAQVLHRINEFHFHQLPIVQDGDFIGLVREENLLAEEDETITIGDIKRTSPFVYVYDHQHIFDGLQMMAIHDHDILPVLNKDHKYIGIISQKEIIKALNHTLANNEAGAVIVLEMDSRDYTLSQVSHIIESENTRILSISSRQLPDSDRLEMTIKVNKNNIAAIVASLWRFDYVVKATFNDGSDKNDIQDRYNLLMNYLEL; this is translated from the coding sequence ATGTATATAGGCGAGATCATTTCCAATTTTTATGCAGAAGTCAGCCCACAAGATACAGTGGCTCAAGTACTGCATCGAATCAACGAATTCCACTTCCACCAGCTACCCATAGTGCAGGACGGAGATTTCATCGGTTTGGTACGGGAAGAAAATTTGCTGGCTGAAGAAGACGAAACTATAACAATTGGTGATATTAAGCGCACCTCTCCTTTTGTGTATGTGTACGATCATCAGCATATTTTTGATGGCTTGCAGATGATGGCCATACATGATCATGATATCCTACCGGTGCTAAATAAAGACCATAAGTATATAGGAATTATTTCGCAGAAGGAGATTATTAAAGCGCTCAACCATACCTTAGCCAATAACGAAGCCGGTGCAGTCATCGTACTGGAAATGGATAGCCGCGACTATACTTTATCACAGGTATCTCATATCATTGAGTCGGAGAATACCCGTATCTTGAGTATTTCTTCTCGACAGCTACCCGATTCTGATCGATTGGAGATGACTATTAAGGTCAATAAAAACAATATTGCTGCTATCGTCGCATCACTCTGGCGGTTCGATTATGTGGTGAAAGCCACATTTAATGATGGGAGTGATAAGAATGATATTCAGGATCGTTATAATCTTTTGATGAACTATCTGGAATTATAA